Part of the Cryptococcus neoformans var. neoformans JEC21 chromosome 11 sequence genome, GTGTTCCATGTCTCTGTATTTTCGTCTCATTTCACACCAATCGAGCGACCCCTTGGTGCCACCACTACTATAGCCACGCATTTGCATCCATCGCAAGAAGAACGGTCAATCCCTATACACAACATCTGAACAAGCACTACTAGACACTCAGAAAAGATATCAAGCACGGGTGGGATATGAAGGAGAAtagagagaaaaagacaatTTCGAGGAGGTCGATATAGAATTAGGAAATCGAAAATATATGTAcacaaaaaagaagatccGACAATCGTCCATTTAGGACCCTTCGACTGTTCCCTCCACGTCTCACTCGCACTTTATCCATTCAGCTAACGTTTCCCAGCCGCAGAGGGACGTTTAACAGATACCTTTCTCCCCTCTTTTGCCAGACTACCGCTGGAAGCTGACCGCTTTGCAGCCTTTTCGCGCATACGCAAAGTAAGAAGCTCTGCCCAAAGCGGATTTGAAGGGATCTTGCCCACAAGACCTTGAAGCACTTCCATCCTGTATGCATTATCCGTCAGTATTCGTGAAATGGAACAAATAGCAGGTAAAATGTGAAGgaaaactcaccatcccGCCTTGGCAGTATCCGTATCAGCCATAAACGTGatcccttccccatctttAAATTCAATCATGAAGCTCCTTGGTCTCTGACCAAAACCTTCATCCGAATCCCTCGGGCGCATTGTCATCTTTGACTTCGGCGTACCCGGCTGATCCTCGTTGAGATCTATGATGGATATTGCTTGACGGAGGTCAATCATGGCTACTTTTTTCTTGGTAACTTCGTTGATTGCTACGAGGTTACCACCGATGATCTTGAATAAACGTCTTTTAGGGTTCTTCAAAGGCAAAACAGTCAGCTCTTCCAGTTTCGCTCATTGGATCTTGATTGTTTTCTTGACTCACGTTCAAATCCCCACCATCTTGGGTCAACACTCCATCGTAGTAGTCATGCTCATGCCAAGCATGGTGCCTCAAACCTCTCAGACAGTCATCAATACACTGTGGCAACTCGTCCGCGTTCAGACCAGGAATAGGTGGCAACCTGAACACTTGCAACGTAATCTTTGCTAATGCTTTCCTCGCACTTTCACCTTCTTTGCTGCTACCTGATCCACTTGCTCCTAATGAGCCAACATTACTAGCATCGCCCTTAAACATTGCAAACATCGGGTAACGAATCTCAAGCACGCGGGCTTCACAATTCTTGGCAATAGTCTTGAACTGGATATGCGTCTTTGCAATCGTGCCATTTGTTGAGTCGAGAAGATAGTTGGCAATGGTCTCTTTTTTCGCGACTGTGGGCGTAGAAACCGGAATGGCGGGTCTCACGTCTTTCTTGGGCACAGCGCCTTTCGGTACAGGACCTTTGGGTTTACGAGGAGATCCGAAAAGCGCACGTAAGTGACCACCATGGTGTTTGGCCGGTGAAGCCGTAACAGTCGGCTGTGGTGGGTTGTTTTTCTCATGGATGAGCTTCAGGATGTGAGGATCGCGACGGATATcgatggaaagggaaaacTCAAAGTTGGGGTGTTCCACTCTATACCTCATCAGTAGACATTCTCGCCTGATAACAGCCGATTATGAAATGAAAACGCACAAACTGAACTCTTGATTCACCCTCGCACCTTCTTTCAGCACGGAATAAGGCGTCTTAATGTAGTCAATCCCATTATCCAGAGTAATACAAAAGTGCGTTTGTTCTTGCGGGATGGGAAACTGGACACCCTCAATACCAAGTACTTTGACAAAGATGGTACCGGTTGCCTTTCCCAGATCGGCTTCACGCTCTCGCATTGCCTTGATAGCTGCCGCGTGCTCGTGCTGTTACACTGAGTCAGCTCACAGAACCGCACTCTATCTCCGGAAAAAGCCAACTCACAAGATCGGATGGTCGTCTGAGGGCTTTCCAGGCTTTACCAACTTCAAGGTTACCGGCATTACTATGCGGTACCTTGCCGTTGTACGAAGCCCGTACAACAGGTCGCTCTCGAACCTTATACCCTCGCTTTGTTTTTGATCAGTAATCTCATCAAAATACTAGACAGTAATCCTCACCTCTGATCCAATATTgtcaacctcttctctgAAGGCATCAAGGATCGACctctcttcgtcatcaATCCCTAACGTTAGCCTCGGGTTCCCTCTGGTACCCCTCCTCGCTGCTACTCCTGATGGAGTCCCATTGTTCCCAGCATTAGGAGGGCCCATCATGGTATGCCTATGGCTCTTCGCCTGACTGATTTCCGCATTGACATCTCCCGTACTCAGACTTCTCCTACTCTTTCTCGAGCTTGCACTAATTGCGCTGACCGCACTCGCTATGCTAACCTGGCGATCCCTATCCTGGCGACGTTTGGCAATGATTGCTTGCTCTCGTGCCGTAGGTCCGTCTTTCGAGGATTGTGTACCGCTTAAGCTGGACCGAGGGGAGATAGACGTTTCCGAAATCGGACGGACATTGTTGCTAACTCGTCTTTTGGATACCGGCGATCCAGGACCAATTTCAGACTCCTCTGCCTTGGAGTTTACGTCAAGTAATCCATTGGGATTTTTCAAGATACCAGCAGGCTTGTCTATGTCCTTTCCGGGAGTGGGTACACGAGACATCGCAGCAGCAATTGTCCCACTTacatctctctccatcttctcttctccctccttgTTTTCACCAGCATCCCGCCGCACAAGAGCAACAATCTTGTCCAAAGCAGATTTGGCTTCACCACCTTCACGTTCAGACTGCTTGAAAACCTCATGGGCGGACTGGGTCTGGCTTCGGGGTCGCATACCGGGTCGTTCGGCAGAATGGGATTGAGATTGACGACAAGTAACGCGGCCGAGAATTTCAGACTTGGGTCTGGGCTTGCTAGGAGTCGAGGGTGCACTCGAAACCATAGCAGGCGACTCTGCAGGTGGTGACGGCAGGTCCTTATCCATTGACACTCTCCTATTTCTCTTCATTTCGAAATCATTCAGACTCGTCCTTGAAAAGCTTTTTGACAAGCTATCCATGTCCATACTAGCTGGGCGGCGGCTAAGGCTGCCATCAGCAATACGCTGTTGAATCGTCTCGCGAATCATTTCGCGTGAAATGCGTTGACGAATACGATTTGTGGTCGAATCATgcgtcgtcttcttttcttgagAATGGGATTTcaagggagaaggtgaaaagTCGCTTGCAGAGTTCGAGGCGATCTTCGGAATGTCTTCTTTGGTCGCTCTTTCCACTTCAATAGGCGTCgtcaccttcttctgctcgACAGAGCTCAATCTCAAGGGAATGGATTCAGATTTGACAACCTTTTCGCCTTTATCATCAGCAGAGTCAAAGTTGATGGTTTCAAAGTTGAAGTTGAGCTCTGGCAACCTGTGCGGGCTTTCTGGTTTGGTCGCTTCAAGAgcggaaggaagagtaggCGGTGTGAGAGGACGGTCAACGTCGTCAGCTAGAGACTCGGATTTGGAGTCACTACTAGAgacagatgatgatgtggcTCGTTCTTCGACAGGCTGAACAGCCTGTTCAAAAGTGGACGCagagttgaagaagggggaggtCTTATCAATATCTGGCAGACTGAATCCACCAACAGCCAATTTGCCCTCCTTCATATTGTTAGCGACTACAACCAGTTACGGTCTTCCAAAAAACTCACTTCAGTCTCTTTCTGAGGGCTCATCACAGGACTCGGCACTTCAACAGGCATCGgcgcaggaggaggaaccTTTGGCAACTTCCTGATGGGCTTCTCTTCtaccacttcttcttctctccattcaAACACTGGCTCAGACTCtggcaaaggagaagtgGGAGCGGACGAAGTCGGGAGAGATCTGTTCGGCCTGCCAGGCATACCCAAACCCAGTTCTCTAGTTGCCAATATCCTTGCAGCCAGAACTCTATCTTTATGACTTGTCCTTCCCAATGGCACACCGTCCTCTTCTCGGTTCTTAGATTCTtcggaagaaggcagaATGGTTTTGGTTGCCGTTTGGAGAGTGATAAATGGATCAGGCAAGGGACCAGATTGGTGTGCGTGAGGTTCTGGCCCTTGCTGACGCTTTGGTTCCGGGGCGCGAGAGGGTAGGGAAGGTGTAACTGACGCGAAAGGATCGTTATAGTCATGATagaatgaaggagaggtaGGGGtgatgggaggaaggattgATGGCTGAGCTGCATTGGCATTGAAAAGCATACGATGCTCTTGAGCGTGCGGGAGGCTAGGTTGCTCAATAGGAATATGTAAAGCCGTCTTGTGCGCCTCGGCAGCTCGCTCAGCATGGTGCGTGCGGCCAAAAGGAATTCCAGCTGAATCAGTCTCGCTAAAGACGTCGTGGTTCTCAAACAGTGGCGAGGCATGAACCGAGTCACCAAGACTTGGTGTAGCTAAGTACGGTTTATCAGACTCATTCTCAGCCTCGGTGAAAGAGGTCTCGAGAGGAATTTCAAACGCCGCTTGATCTTGGAATGCTGGAGTGTCCATCTCGGGAGGAGAAAACAGACCTTCTTGCACAAGTGTGTCCATAAAGTCGGCAGTGGTAGACTCGTTATGCTGGGCGCCATGATCGTCATGCGACTCTTGTTCGATTTCTTCATTTGGAGACATGTTCTCCCCCTCAATGAGTAGATCATCCAAGCTATTCTGGCGCTCATCCTCCCAATccgcctcatcctccatctctacGTCGAAACTTCCATCGGCACTAGGTTCAGCGCTAAGAATTTCATACTCCTTGACGTCGGGGGTAGGTTGGAATGTGACCGTCTTCTTCGAAGGACTGTCGTAGCCTTGAGATGCACGACGAGGCCCGCGCAAACGACGAGAAGGTGTCAAGGCAGACTTGTGCGCTGTAGGAGTAGGCATGGGCTCAAAATCGACAGGGTAAGATGCAGAAAGCTGCTcgcgaagaggagaaggtcCATTAGATGGGGGCGCGAGGAAGACATTTGAAGCCACggagcgaggagaggaagatgagggcgATCGGTGAGCCATGGAACCGAGAGTACCAGGGGAAGCGCGACGTTGTTTGCCACCTGAAACTCTCCTTGGAGAAGGCGACGAAAAGACATCGTCTATCTCGACGGGAACCGCTCCAGGAGCCGCAGAAGCAGTTTCGTCTGCCTGGTTGTCAGAAGCAGCGGACAAGCCGCTAGGTGACTTTTTAAAAGGCGACTTGCTGACATAGCTCCCTTCAACGAGTCCCTTGAGACCCATGCTAGCCCTTGGCAGCCTCTTGCCGTATCTGACATCTGGACTCTCATTCTCCTTGCTCCCGGAAACATCGCGCTCGCCAGACGATCGACGTTCGCCATTCGACACAGGAAAAGCAACTCGTGGACGTTCACCGGAGACTTTACGTTGACCGTTGACAGCCGCACCCCCACTGGGTGATCGGCTTCCGCTCCTCTTAGCAGATATTCCAAGACCAATCGCCGTCTTTGGCGTCGATCCAACGCCTCTCGCGCTTGGCGCTACCTCTCCCAACCGTCTCGTAGTTCGCCTCTCATGGATCACCTGATCATTTTCCCCGTTCCCTCCAGCTTGCGGGCTTTTGAATGGTGAATTGGAGACAAGACTATTTGAAGTAACGACTTTGAAAGAGTTAGACGTTCTTCGAGGCCCTGACTGAGTACTAGGCTctggggaaggggagagagaaaggccTGATCGATAATCGCCCTTGTTGATTTGAAGAGGCGACCAGCCTTTGGCTGAAGAATGGATAATGGAATTTCgagtggagatggatgcaGAGACGGGTGATTGATGGATTCGGATCCGAGCAGACGGGGGAGAATGTGGTGAACTGGGTGTTGTTGACATGTTTGTAAGCGTGCTGTGCAGGTGTAAGCTTGATTCCGCGGTTGCCAAGCCGATGACATACTGTTCGTAGGGGCTGTATACGAGAGTACTTGCAGTGTATGCCTTTCTAGGCCATCCGATAACCTTGAGGGGATCTTATTTGGGCAAGGATTATATAAGCATTGGAAGAtagggagatgaagaagtgtGGTTGAGGAATAGACGAACGCCGATAATTGTTTGTTTACGTCTTTTGCGACGAAGTCAAACGCGACCCACAACCATCCACGTGGCCAGATCTCCGACCAACCCCGAATGTGGCACTTGCTCCGCCTCTTGTCTTGTGCTTGCTTGTGTTTTGCATCTTCTGCTGCCTCTCGAGCTACAGTAATTTCCAAAGCATAATTGCATCAGCCAAGTGAAAGGAAACAAAAGGGATtaagaagaggagaaacaTATGTATGTTCATAGTACGACGTCGTTGATTACAATATTCAGTTTCCAGCATCCGCATTGCCGACCTCGTATTCCTCTCCTACAAAAtatcctccttgtccttcgTCTCTGGTTTGTTCTCATCCTGGTCTTTAAGCACCtctgcctccttctcttttctttcccgaTCCTTGTAATATTCGTCTATTATTTTTTCCACCGTCGAATCTTTCTCTACATCGGAATCCCACTGTTCATCAGGGTCAAACCACATGGTTCTTATATGgttcggcatcaaatcgaTTCGATAAAGGGGATATAAGAGTTCCTCGAAAACATCTTCCGGAAACTCGTCGAAAAGTTCCATGAAATTCATCTCAGAGAAACTTGATTTGTCGCCGGCGGATTCCAAGAGGAGGTAAAGGAAAGGATTGTAGGAATCATGGTATGCCCAGGCGACATATAGCTGCAAAAGCTCGGCGGGAAATCCTGTTGACCAAGAGAAGAACGGCGCTCGAACGTTGGTCTAAGGATTGGTCCTTGTTAGCAAATATCGATAACAACATGGTGCCCAGCGGTTCCTACTTTGATGATATGAGGGATCACGTAAGGAGGGGTACCGGAAGGAACCAAAGTGTAGACTTTGCCAAAAGAACTTTCTGCTCGGTGGaactcttctctccaatcGTTGCCGAGATGTTGCCACACATGTACTGTGGTCGAGTCAGGGACAGTCTTGTCTCGGTACATTTCTGGGTCAATGAAAAGACTATGAGAAGTCATCAATACGAGCAACAATCTGTCAAAAGGAGATCCCAATGACTCGTACTTACCCTCTTCGGTTGGCTAAACGCTCCCTTTCCAAATACGCCGCTCCTTTTCTCACTTCCTGCTCAGTAATCGGACGGAAAATGCATGGATGCAAATCAAAATACCCCAGGTGGTCATAATCGCCTTGTGACCATCGGTACACAAGAGCATAGTATGCCCTGACGTCCGGAGGGCTAAGGTTGTCGTCGATAAAGATCAGGTTGTGCTCACATACTTTTGGCAAGTATAATAGTCAGGAGCTCACACTCGATCGAAGTCTTTTTCTGGAAGAGTAAAATCCATTATACCATCTACATACCTGGTGGAATAGCCATCCCACAGGGTAGTAACCGGCTCGTCCTCCATCGATTGACCCAGCTTCGACGAGTCCCGAATAGGAATGACACCATCTGGCAGAAGTGGGCTCTTGAAGGTCTTGAGTGAAGGTTTGGGTGGGGGTGTAGGCGGTATGTATACGTTTGCTAGCCATGATGACACTGAGATTCCTGAAACTCGAGCAGGCTTTGAAGTATGTCGTTCGGGCATTTGTGCGTGGTCTGTGAATCAATAAATTCTGTGATGAAAGACAACACGGACATGGCAAGGGCTTCTACATGGTCTTATATAGTCGCAGGTTCAGGGCATTGACGGATGCAGTAGAGTATAAAATGACTAAGCGGATATGacagtggaagaggaaagtcAATTAACAGACGGACGAAATCGCTAgtaaatgatgatggttgAGGTTGGTCGGATAAAGCATTATTATTAATTTCTCTATTTGTCCCTTCGACGCggtaggaggaagagaaggaagaggagaggaagaaagggaagtaGTTTTGCGGCGccgaaggagagagagagagggaagaaggagggaggaagagtaggAGGACTGTGCGAGGAGGCGttagggaggagagaggtcCGAGCGGAGGGTGCAGGGAAAGTGCGAGAAAGGTGAGTCATCTCTACGAGCTGAGAAAGATATAAAAGGCGTAGTTTTTAGAGTAGATAAAATACATAGCCCAAGCAGCTTagtcttctcaaactctcGAGCTCGGCTATCCAAACCATTGAATTTAGTGCTGCAAGAACTGTAGACAAACGACCGAGGACACGAAACTATAGTAGCTTTAGGTGCTCTCCAACCTCTACGAGGACAGCGGCACCGTTACGCAAAGGCTGGCCAAAGCTGATGAATACTTCGGACTCTTGAAAGGTATGTACATCTGCAGAATCTCACGGAGTGTCTCGGCCCGCTTGCCAGCGGGACACCGACCGTTCGTTGACTCCACAAACCCCTAGCTTCGCACTCATGGCAGGTACTCGgttcgccttcttccttcgccaaCGTGCTCTCTCTGCTGATTgaatctctcttcttctttctcttatACTAAGCCGTCAAAACGCCTAACCTCATAAAGATAAGACCACATCATATCATCAGTCATGCACTTCAGCAAGTCTCTCTAATTCTGAAGGTGACTGATGGTATCGTGAAGACGAATCATGCGCCACGACGCCTCGTCCTTCAACCAACTTATGGTCTTCCACAGGCCCTCCGACCTCGTCTACTCTCTCTCTCGAAACCAAAGTCACTCTTCCTACTGTGACGACCCGGTCCCGACTTCGACTTCGACGACCTCACTCCTTCATCGACATAAAAAAAGGTGTTGTATGACAAGGTACGAGGTCTCAATATCTTCGACAAAGCTGTCCAGTGCACAACTGTATCGGTCGCTACAAGCGACTGTGCTACTATGATCCTGGAGCATCTGAAGAACGGAAGG contains:
- a CDS encoding expressed protein, producing MPERHTSKPARVSGISVSSWLANVYIPPTPPPKPSLKTFKSPLLPDGVIPIRDSSKLGQSMEDEPVTTLWDGYSTRYVDGIMDFTLPEKDFDRVPPDVRAYYALVYRWSQGDYDHLGYFDLHPCIFRPITEQEVRKGAAYLERERLANRRGLFIDPEMYRDKTVPDSTTVHVWQHLGNDWREEFHRAESSFGKVYTLVPSGTPPYVIPHIIKTNVRAPFFSWSTGFPAELLQLYVAWAYHDSYNPFLYLLLESAGDKSSFSEMNFMELFDEFPEDVFEELLYPLYRIDLMPNHIRTMWFDPDEQWDSDVEKDSTVEKIIDEYYKDRERKEKEAEVLKDQDENKPETKDKEDIL